The following are encoded together in the Argopecten irradians isolate NY chromosome 5, Ai_NY, whole genome shotgun sequence genome:
- the LOC138323805 gene encoding transmembrane channel-like protein 7 isoform X4: MWAARQNVVHPSTPTRLPSGKGRASPNASRQSSPVTSANGVRTSATPKTVPRALPTKLLVNPKSESEWTPPLTIRRSKLTERPTKKPGGCSGWWYRRKLGWKKFKISWREFKYQLELWGTSLKKIEGQQGAGVVSYFVFLRTLFKLNIVIFLLMFLFVTIPASVKLSSNGYTMAVTGSGIGGVDVATSQTCSANYNVNVSSDGATVIVDFLQGTGWMEQTALFLGWYDANEYSLGTAGSHNFNYIMPLAVFLVVVIIFIISLAVMAQASVQSFKENISRSGDVLRYTYNIKVFCSWDYAVTEEIWSNIKQKSIYKDIVAELAETKFRKTRENMTSNQKCGLYTKRFFINFLILAMLGGSAYLIYFVQKYSTETTSDDNFVLLLIQYLPSITLGALNGLLPLIFEALIKFEDYTTAFAMKLHLIRIVFLKLASLAVLLISIYSLITCGTRTTPCNVGIPDTCTAITCWETYVGQTFYKLAVMDLLIHTVVILGVEGPRMLLTTKCDSKFLKKIGPAVFDIPKSVLALVYSQMLNWIGLLYCPMITSMTVISFFVVFYLKYLSAMKTTGPPEKPYRASRNNGFFIGILLLAFFLSVFPVGYTMVSIRPSTGCGPFRIYSTSMSNIIDASISNLPSWLNNLVGLITSASAVVTVIVFLIIIIYFCSARGSAYNGVVKMLEEQLTMESRDKQFLMARVYELTGEKPAARKKDTVSTVNEKKSKSKKAETEVDQTPGPSPRLLYGDGPVVSDDPVPVMPEEKDPFHAPPQYRSPSPNDSRPVTPKIVVNNTDWDETPRINTGTTPATQPAKPLEF; the protein is encoded by the exons ATGTGGGCTGCCAGGCAAAACGTCGTCCACCCAAGTACCCCAACACGTTTACCTTCAGGAAAAGGTAGGGCGTCCCCTAATGCGTCGCGTCAGTCATCCCCTGTGACGTCAGCGAATGGGGTTCGGACATCAGCTACCCCCAAAACTGTACCGAGAGCACTACCTACTAAGTTGTTGGTAAATCCTAAAAGTGAATCAGAATGGACGCCACCTCTTACTATCAGAAG GTCAAAGTTGACAGAGCGACCAACGAAAAAGCCTGGAGGTTGTAGCGGCTGGTGGTATCGACGGAAATTG ggatggaagaaattcaaaataagCTGGAGAGAATTCAAGTATCAGCTGGAATTATGGGGAACTTCCCTGAAGAAAATCGAAG GACAACAAGGCGCTGGGGTAGTCTCCTATTTCGTGTTTCTGCGTACCCTATTCAAACTGAACATCGTCATATTTTTACTGATGTTTTTGTTCGTGACGATACCTGCCAGCGTGAAATTGTCGTCCAATGGCTACACCATGGCGGTGACTGGTTCTGGGATCGGTGGGGTGGACGTGGCTACATCCCAGACATGTAGTGCTAATTACAATGTCAACGTGTCGTCTGATGGTGCTACAGTCATTGTGGATTTCCTCCAaggaaca GGTTGGATGGAGCAAACAGCCTTGTTCCTTGGTTGGTATGACGCTAACGAGTACAGTTTGGGTACGGCTGGCAGTCATAACTTTAACTATATAATGCCATTAGCTGTGTTTCTCGTCGTCGTGATCATCTTTATCATCTCACTAGCAGTGATGGCACAGGC GAGTGTCCAgagttttaaagaaaatatttcgaGGTCTGGTGACGTCCTGCGGTACACTTACAACATCAAGGTGTTCTGTAGCTGGGACTACGCTGTAACGGAAGAGATATGGAGCAACATCAAACAGAAGAGCATCTACAAAGACATCGTG GCAGAACTAGCAGAAACAAAGTTTAGAAAGACCAGGGAAAATATGACCTCCAACCAGAAATGCGGCCTTTACACAAAACGGTTCTTTATCAACTTTTTGATCCTGGCAATGCTTGGAGGATCGGCATACCTTATCTACTTTGTACAGAAATACTCCACAGAG ACGACATCAGACGACAACTTTGTACTGCTGCTGATACAGTACCTGCCGTCCATTACTCTGGGAGCTCTCAATGGTCTTCTACCCTTAATCTTCGAGGCATTGATCAAGTTTGAGGATTACACAACCGCATTCGCCATGAAGCTGCATCTGATAAG AATTGTGTTCCTGAAGCTCGCCTCCTTGGCTGTGTTGCTGATCTCAATCTACAGTCTGATAACTTGCGGTACTAGGACTACCCCGTGTAATGTAGGAATACCCGATACCTGTACCGCCATTACG TGTTGGGAGACTTACGTTGGACAAACATTCTACAAACTGGCAGTAATGGATCTGCTTATACATACAGTCGTTATATTGGGAGTGGAAGGGCCAAGAAT GTTATTGACAACAAAATGTGACAGCAAATTCCTTAAGAAGATAGGTCCAGCTGTATTCGACATTCCAAAAAGTGTGTTGGCATTGGTTTATTCACAGATGTTGAACTG GATAGGTCTACTGTATTGTCCAATGATCACATCGATGACTGTTATCAGTTTCTTCGTCGTCTTCTATCTGAAATAC TTATCTGCAATGAAAACCACCGGCCCTCCAGAGAAGCCGTACCGTGCCTCTCGGAATAACGGTTTCTTTATTGGTATTCTGTTACTGGCATTTTTCCTGTCAGTTTTCCCAGTCGGTTATACTATGGTCAG TATACGACCATCGACTGGGTGTGGACCGTTCCGGATCTACAGCACTTCCATGTCAAACATTATTGACGCCTCCATATCCAACCTGCCATCATGGCTGAACAACCTGGTGGGACTGATCACATCGGCGTCGGCAGTAGTGACAGTGATCGTATTTCTAAT tATTATAATATACTTCTGTTCAGCAAGAGGATCGGCGTATAATGGTGTAGTCAAAATGCTAGAAGAGCAACTTACAATG GAGAGCCGAGACAAGCAGTTCCTAATGGCAAGGGTCTACGAACTGACAGGAGAGAAGCCTGCAGCTCGGAAAAAGGACACAGTGTCTACTGTTAATGAGAAGAAGTCCAAATCCAAGAAGGCAGAGACAGAGGTAGATCAGACTCCTGGTCCAAGTCCGCGTTTGCTTTATGGCGATGGTCCCGTGGTTTCTGATGATCCTGTCCCCGTTATGCCGGAGGAAAAAGATCCATTTcat GCACCACCTCAGTACCGGAGTCCTTCTCCTAACGATTCCAGACCGGTCACACCAAAGATAGTCGTCAACAACACAGATTGGGACGAGACACCCCGAATCAACACGGGCACAACACCTGCCACACAACCAGCTAAACCTCTGGAGTTTTAA
- the LOC138323805 gene encoding transmembrane channel-like protein 7 isoform X6, with translation MISSTGNPRTPAKNGAQRSPSKKQGEFRGSGNGDVGRQAQKSEANQIFSLLPSKLALASDVGITMSRKHEATTRKTRSKNAVYPEGVPDEDLDVELKELSKRGIRVKDFDDEQSVYDTLKLIKNLPCSLQQKRKYRSKLTERPTKKPGGCSGWWYRRKLGWKKFKISWREFKYQLELWGTSLKKIEGQQGAGVVSYFVFLRTLFKLNIVIFLLMFLFVTIPASVKLSSNGYTMAVTGSGIGGVDVATSQTCSANYNVNVSSDGATVIVDFLQGTGWMEQTALFLGWYDANEYSLGTAGSHNFNYIMPLAVFLVVVIIFIISLAVMAQASVQSFKENISRSGDVLRYTYNIKVFCSWDYAVTEEIWSNIKQKSIYKDIVAELAETKFRKTRENMTSNQKCGLYTKRFFINFLILAMLGGSAYLIYFVQKYSTETTSDDNFVLLLIQYLPSITLGALNGLLPLIFEALIKFEDYTTAFAMKLHLIRIVFLKLASLAVLLISIYSLITCGTRTTPCNVGIPDTCTAITCWETYVGQTFYKLAVMDLLIHTVVILGVEGPRMLLTTKCDSKFLKKIGPAVFDIPKSVLALVYSQMLNWIGLLYCPMITSMTVISFFVVFYLKYLSAMKTTGPPEKPYRASRNNGFFIGILLLAFFLSVFPVGYTMVSIRPSTGCGPFRIYSTSMSNIIDASISNLPSWLNNLVGLITSASAVVTVIVFLIIIIYFCSARGSAYNGVVKMLEEQLTMESRDKQFLMARVYELTGEKPAARKKDTVSTVNEKKSKSKKAETEDF, from the exons GGGAGTTCCGTGGGTCAGGAAACGGCGACGTCGGCAGGCAAGCACAGAAGAGCGAAGCAAACCAGATCTTCTCTCTGTTACCGAGCAAACTTGCTTTGGCCTCGGACGTAGGAATTACAATGTCCAGAAAACACGAGGCAACTACCCGGAAGACCCGGAGTAAAAACGCAGTGTATCCGGAAGGAGTCCCAGATGAAGATCTTGATGTGGAATTAAAGGAACTGTCCAAAAGAGGAATTCGTGTCAAGGATTTCGATGATGAGCAATCTGTTTACGACACATTAAAACTGATTAAGAATTTACCATGTTCACTTCAGCAGAAACGGAAGTACAG GTCAAAGTTGACAGAGCGACCAACGAAAAAGCCTGGAGGTTGTAGCGGCTGGTGGTATCGACGGAAATTG ggatggaagaaattcaaaataagCTGGAGAGAATTCAAGTATCAGCTGGAATTATGGGGAACTTCCCTGAAGAAAATCGAAG GACAACAAGGCGCTGGGGTAGTCTCCTATTTCGTGTTTCTGCGTACCCTATTCAAACTGAACATCGTCATATTTTTACTGATGTTTTTGTTCGTGACGATACCTGCCAGCGTGAAATTGTCGTCCAATGGCTACACCATGGCGGTGACTGGTTCTGGGATCGGTGGGGTGGACGTGGCTACATCCCAGACATGTAGTGCTAATTACAATGTCAACGTGTCGTCTGATGGTGCTACAGTCATTGTGGATTTCCTCCAaggaaca GGTTGGATGGAGCAAACAGCCTTGTTCCTTGGTTGGTATGACGCTAACGAGTACAGTTTGGGTACGGCTGGCAGTCATAACTTTAACTATATAATGCCATTAGCTGTGTTTCTCGTCGTCGTGATCATCTTTATCATCTCACTAGCAGTGATGGCACAGGC GAGTGTCCAgagttttaaagaaaatatttcgaGGTCTGGTGACGTCCTGCGGTACACTTACAACATCAAGGTGTTCTGTAGCTGGGACTACGCTGTAACGGAAGAGATATGGAGCAACATCAAACAGAAGAGCATCTACAAAGACATCGTG GCAGAACTAGCAGAAACAAAGTTTAGAAAGACCAGGGAAAATATGACCTCCAACCAGAAATGCGGCCTTTACACAAAACGGTTCTTTATCAACTTTTTGATCCTGGCAATGCTTGGAGGATCGGCATACCTTATCTACTTTGTACAGAAATACTCCACAGAG ACGACATCAGACGACAACTTTGTACTGCTGCTGATACAGTACCTGCCGTCCATTACTCTGGGAGCTCTCAATGGTCTTCTACCCTTAATCTTCGAGGCATTGATCAAGTTTGAGGATTACACAACCGCATTCGCCATGAAGCTGCATCTGATAAG AATTGTGTTCCTGAAGCTCGCCTCCTTGGCTGTGTTGCTGATCTCAATCTACAGTCTGATAACTTGCGGTACTAGGACTACCCCGTGTAATGTAGGAATACCCGATACCTGTACCGCCATTACG TGTTGGGAGACTTACGTTGGACAAACATTCTACAAACTGGCAGTAATGGATCTGCTTATACATACAGTCGTTATATTGGGAGTGGAAGGGCCAAGAAT GTTATTGACAACAAAATGTGACAGCAAATTCCTTAAGAAGATAGGTCCAGCTGTATTCGACATTCCAAAAAGTGTGTTGGCATTGGTTTATTCACAGATGTTGAACTG GATAGGTCTACTGTATTGTCCAATGATCACATCGATGACTGTTATCAGTTTCTTCGTCGTCTTCTATCTGAAATAC TTATCTGCAATGAAAACCACCGGCCCTCCAGAGAAGCCGTACCGTGCCTCTCGGAATAACGGTTTCTTTATTGGTATTCTGTTACTGGCATTTTTCCTGTCAGTTTTCCCAGTCGGTTATACTATGGTCAG TATACGACCATCGACTGGGTGTGGACCGTTCCGGATCTACAGCACTTCCATGTCAAACATTATTGACGCCTCCATATCCAACCTGCCATCATGGCTGAACAACCTGGTGGGACTGATCACATCGGCGTCGGCAGTAGTGACAGTGATCGTATTTCTAAT tATTATAATATACTTCTGTTCAGCAAGAGGATCGGCGTATAATGGTGTAGTCAAAATGCTAGAAGAGCAACTTACAATG GAGAGCCGAGACAAGCAGTTCCTAATGGCAAGGGTCTACGAACTGACAGGAGAGAAGCCTGCAGCTCGGAAAAAGGACACAGTGTCTACTGTTAATGAGAAGAAGTCCAAATCCAAGAAGGCAGAGACAGAG GACTTTTAG